One Tursiops truncatus isolate mTurTru1 chromosome 3, mTurTru1.mat.Y, whole genome shotgun sequence DNA segment encodes these proteins:
- the UBE2B gene encoding ubiquitin-conjugating enzyme E2 B isoform X2 — MSTPARRRLMRDFKRLQEDPPVGVSGAPSENNIMQWNAVIFGPEGTPFEDVYADGSICLDILQNRWSPTYDVSSILTSIQSLLDEPNPNSPANSQAAQLYQENKREYEKRVSAIVEQSWNDS, encoded by the exons ATGTCGACCCCGGCCCGGAGGAGACTTATGCGGGATTTCAAGCG ATTGCAAGAGGACCCACCTGTGGGTGTCAGTGGCGCACCATCTGAAAACAACATCATGCAGTGGAATGCAGTTATATTTGG ACCAGAAGGGACACCCTTTGAAGATG TGTATGCTGATGGTAGCATATGTTTAGATATCCTTCAGAATAGATGGAGTCCAACATACGATGTATCTTCTATCTTAACATCAATTCAG TCTCTGCTGGATGAACCAAATCCAAATAGTCCAGCCAATAGCCAGGCAGCACAGCTTTATCAGGAAAACAAACGAGAATACGAGAAAAGAGTTTCGGCCATTGTTGAACAAAGCTGGAATGATTCATAA
- the UBE2B gene encoding ubiquitin-conjugating enzyme E2 B isoform X1 has product MSTPARRRLMRDFKRLQEDPPVGVSGAPSENNIMQWNAVIFGPEGTPFEDGTFKLVIEFSEEYPNKPPTVRFLSKMFHPNVYADGSICLDILQNRWSPTYDVSSILTSIQSLLDEPNPNSPANSQAAQLYQENKREYEKRVSAIVEQSWNDS; this is encoded by the exons ATGTCGACCCCGGCCCGGAGGAGACTTATGCGGGATTTCAAGCG ATTGCAAGAGGACCCACCTGTGGGTGTCAGTGGCGCACCATCTGAAAACAACATCATGCAGTGGAATGCAGTTATATTTGG ACCAGAAGGGACACCCTTTGAAGATG GTACTTTTAAACTAGTAATAGAATTTTCTGAAGAATATCCAAATAAACCGCCAACTGTTAGGTTTTTATCCAAAATGTTTCATCCAAATG TGTATGCTGATGGTAGCATATGTTTAGATATCCTTCAGAATAGATGGAGTCCAACATACGATGTATCTTCTATCTTAACATCAATTCAG TCTCTGCTGGATGAACCAAATCCAAATAGTCCAGCCAATAGCCAGGCAGCACAGCTTTATCAGGAAAACAAACGAGAATACGAGAAAAGAGTTTCGGCCATTGTTGAACAAAGCTGGAATGATTCATAA